A single window of Providencia alcalifaciens DNA harbors:
- a CDS encoding YcgL domain-containing protein: MICAIYRSPNRDQTYLYVEKKDDFSRVPEELLKQFGKPQFSMLISLDKREKLANADIERVRADLQDVGYYLQFPPPVENLLSEYRELND; the protein is encoded by the coding sequence ATGATTTGTGCAATTTATAGAAGCCCGAACCGTGATCAAACTTATTTATATGTCGAAAAGAAAGATGACTTTTCACGCGTTCCAGAAGAACTTCTTAAGCAATTTGGCAAACCACAGTTTTCAATGTTAATTTCATTAGATAAACGTGAAAAGCTAGCAAATGCCGATATTGAGCGAGTTCGAGCTGACCTTCAAGACGTTGGTTACTACTTGCAATTCCCACCTCCGGTTGAAAATTTACTTTCTGAATATCGCGAATTAAACGACTAA
- a CDS encoding lytic murein transglycosylase codes for MKPTLLYTLVAGVLLASCSAPQTQKSATQANETRILTTAQEAAIEKEVIALDKAFPIEQREPSQFPAYVELLKQHAAAQGIKQSTIDRGFANIYFLERVVKADKGQPEKRATVTLASYLKNVLPQSRINAGVEKYYENQAVLNVISQKYGVPPQYIVSLWGLESGFGRSQGKEDVISALATLSFEGRREALFSKQLLAALEIMDKGYIPEDQQLKGSWAGAMGQSQFMPTSYLSYAADGDGDGKMDIWNNKADVFASVANYLSTEGWQSALPWGYQVSLPADFNRSLEGVKTEQGKTVQEWEKLGVKLPAFSRLSPDVKTWVVIPDDPEGRTFLVTQNFRTIMHWNRSYYFALSVCMMADGIAAKIQ; via the coding sequence ATGAAGCCAACGTTATTATATACCTTAGTCGCTGGTGTACTTTTAGCAAGTTGCAGTGCTCCACAGACCCAAAAATCTGCAACTCAAGCAAACGAAACTCGAATTCTGACAACGGCACAAGAAGCTGCGATCGAGAAAGAAGTTATTGCGCTAGATAAAGCTTTTCCAATTGAACAACGTGAACCTTCACAATTTCCAGCTTATGTGGAATTGCTGAAACAACATGCTGCGGCTCAAGGTATCAAACAATCTACGATTGATCGTGGCTTTGCTAACATTTATTTCCTTGAACGTGTCGTAAAAGCGGATAAAGGGCAACCTGAAAAACGCGCAACAGTGACGTTAGCCAGCTATTTAAAGAATGTCTTACCACAATCCCGCATTAATGCAGGTGTTGAAAAGTACTATGAAAACCAAGCGGTATTGAACGTAATTAGCCAAAAATATGGTGTACCGCCACAATACATTGTCTCTTTATGGGGACTTGAAAGTGGTTTTGGTCGTTCACAGGGTAAAGAAGATGTGATTTCAGCGCTTGCCACACTCTCTTTTGAAGGACGCCGTGAAGCACTGTTTAGTAAGCAATTATTAGCTGCACTGGAAATCATGGATAAAGGTTATATCCCTGAAGATCAGCAACTGAAAGGTTCATGGGCTGGTGCGATGGGGCAGAGCCAATTTATGCCAACGTCTTATTTATCCTATGCCGCAGATGGTGATGGTGACGGCAAAATGGACATTTGGAATAATAAAGCCGATGTCTTTGCTTCAGTTGCCAACTATTTATCCACTGAAGGATGGCAATCTGCATTACCATGGGGCTATCAAGTTTCTCTACCTGCAGATTTTAACCGTAGTTTAGAAGGTGTTAAAACTGAACAAGGGAAAACCGTTCAGGAGTGGGAAAAATTAGGGGTTAAATTACCTGCATTTTCTCGATTATCGCCAGATGTGAAAACATGGGTAGTTATTCCTGATGACCCTGAAGGTCGAACGTTCTTAGTGACCCAAAATTTCCGCACAATTATGCATTGGAATCGTTCATATTATTTCGCATTAAGTGTTTGTATGATGGCGGATGGCATTGCTGCAAAAATACAATAA
- a CDS encoding fumarylacetoacetate hydrolase family protein: MYQHRDWQGALLDFPANKVVCVGSNYAKHIKEMGSALPEEPVLFIKPETALCDVNQPIVIPKELGSVHHEVEMAILIGMPLKNADEDRVARAIAGYAVALDLTLRDLQAKFKKAGQPWEKSKAFDGSCPISGFIPVSGTSDLQNMSLSLEINGEVRQSGSTRDMITPVLPLISYMSRFFTLRPGDVILTGTPEGVGPLASGDMLKLTINDNSLTTRVI; this comes from the coding sequence ATGTATCAACATCGCGACTGGCAAGGTGCTTTATTAGATTTTCCTGCCAATAAAGTAGTTTGTGTGGGCAGTAACTATGCCAAACATATTAAAGAAATGGGCTCAGCATTACCTGAGGAGCCTGTCTTATTTATTAAACCGGAAACTGCACTGTGTGACGTAAATCAGCCAATTGTTATTCCTAAAGAGTTGGGTTCGGTTCACCACGAAGTTGAGATGGCGATTTTGATCGGTATGCCTCTTAAAAATGCGGATGAAGATAGGGTCGCTCGCGCAATCGCTGGTTATGCAGTAGCTCTTGATTTAACCCTAAGGGATTTACAGGCAAAATTTAAGAAAGCAGGGCAGCCATGGGAAAAAAGCAAAGCTTTTGATGGTTCATGTCCGATTTCTGGATTTATACCCGTCAGTGGTACCAGTGACCTGCAGAATATGTCACTGAGTTTAGAAATCAACGGCGAGGTTCGTCAGTCTGGCTCGACCCGTGATATGATCACGCCAGTTTTACCGCTAATTAGCTATATGTCCCGTTTCTTTACCCTACGTCCTGGGGACGTTATTTTAACCGGAACACCGGAAGGTGTGGGGCCATTGGCTTCTGGGGATATGTTAAAGCTAACGATTAATGATAATTCACTGACCACTAGAGTCATTTAA
- a CDS encoding YcgN family cysteine cluster protein, with product MMSQFFWQVKTLDEMTDEEWESLCDGCGQCCLHKLMDEDTDEIYFTNVACNQLNIKTCQCRHYADRFKYEADCIKLTRDNLETFAWLPSTCAYRLLMEGKPLPAWHPLKTGSKAAMHNEGISVRHIAVREIDVVEWEDHIMNRPNAR from the coding sequence ATTATGTCTCAGTTTTTCTGGCAGGTTAAAACCTTAGATGAAATGACCGATGAAGAGTGGGAGTCCCTCTGTGATGGTTGTGGGCAATGCTGCTTACATAAATTAATGGATGAGGACACCGATGAGATTTATTTCACTAATGTGGCTTGCAACCAGTTAAATATTAAAACCTGTCAGTGCAGACATTATGCAGATCGTTTCAAATATGAAGCGGATTGCATAAAACTGACTCGGGATAATCTGGAAACATTTGCTTGGTTACCAAGTACCTGCGCATACCGCTTGTTAATGGAAGGAAAGCCGCTTCCTGCGTGGCATCCATTGAAAACCGGTTCAAAAGCTGCAATGCATAATGAAGGTATCTCAGTTCGCCATATCGCAGTACGAGAAATTGATGTGGTCGAGTGGGAAGATCATATTATGAACCGACCAAATGCCAGATAA